In Rahnella sikkimica, the following are encoded in one genomic region:
- the arcB gene encoding aerobic respiration two-component sensor histidine kinase ArcB produces the protein MKQIRVLAQYYVDLMVKLGLVRFSLLLASALVVLAMIVQMAVTMLLRGQVESIDVVRSIFFGLLITPWAVYFLSVVVEQLEESRQRLTRLVDKLEEMRHRDLELNQQLKDNITQLNQEIADRVKAEEARLAVVDKLKLEMHHREQAQIELSQQSALLRSFLDASPDLVYYRNEDKEFSGCNRAMELLTGKSEKQLIGLTPDDVYTPDIAEKVVETDEKVFRHNVSLTYEQWLVYPDGRKACFELRKVPFYDRIGKRHGLMGFGRDITERKRYQDALENASREKTTFISTISHELRTPLNGIVGLSRILLDTELDKEQHSYLKTIHVSAITLGNIFNDIIEMDKIERRKVQLDNQPVDFTEFLSDLENLSGLLVQPKGLKFIMEPDLPLPRSITTDGTRLRQILWNLIGNAVKFTREGEIVLSVHYEANDMLRFVVRDSGMGIPQDEQDKIFAMYYQVKDQNGGKPATGTGIGLAVSKRLAQTMGGDITVSSEPGKGSCFTLTVRAPTLDAPVAEVDEEEDMPLPALHVLLVEDIELNVIVARSVLEKLGNSVEVAMNGHDALEMFDPDEFDLVLLDIQLPDMTGLDIARKLRNDYAGKHLPPLIALTANVLKDKKEYLDAGMDDVLSKPLSVTALTAMIQQFWDHQPEISVTEKEPVVMKNSESLLDTAMLEQYIDLVGPKLIYQSADMFEKMMPGYLAVLDSNMTARDQKGIAEEGHKIKGAAGSVGLKHLQQLAQQIQTPTLPAWWDNVQEWIDELKAEWRHDIQVLREWTANAEKK, from the coding sequence ATGAAGCAAATCCGGGTTTTAGCGCAGTATTATGTCGATCTGATGGTCAAGCTGGGGCTGGTGAGATTCTCACTGCTCCTGGCGTCTGCGCTGGTGGTGCTGGCGATGATTGTCCAGATGGCGGTGACCATGCTCCTGCGCGGGCAGGTTGAAAGTATCGACGTGGTTCGCTCCATCTTCTTTGGTTTGCTGATTACGCCTTGGGCGGTGTATTTCCTGTCGGTAGTCGTTGAGCAGCTTGAGGAATCGCGCCAGCGTTTAACGCGTCTGGTGGATAAGCTCGAAGAAATGCGCCACCGCGATCTCGAACTGAACCAGCAGCTCAAGGACAACATCACGCAGCTGAATCAGGAAATCGCTGACCGTGTGAAAGCCGAAGAGGCGCGTCTGGCCGTGGTGGACAAGCTGAAGCTTGAAATGCATCACCGCGAACAGGCACAAATCGAACTGAGCCAGCAATCGGCGCTGTTACGTTCCTTCCTGGATGCGTCCCCGGATCTGGTTTATTACCGCAACGAAGATAAAGAATTCTCGGGCTGTAACCGCGCCATGGAATTGCTGACCGGCAAAAGTGAAAAACAGCTGATCGGCCTGACGCCTGATGATGTGTATACCCCGGACATCGCCGAAAAAGTGGTGGAAACCGACGAGAAAGTTTTCCGCCACAATGTTTCCCTGACTTACGAACAATGGCTGGTGTATCCGGACGGACGTAAAGCCTGTTTCGAACTGCGCAAAGTGCCTTTCTACGATCGCATTGGTAAACGACATGGCCTGATGGGCTTTGGACGCGATATCACCGAGCGTAAGCGTTATCAGGACGCGTTAGAGAACGCCAGCAGGGAAAAGACCACTTTTATCTCTACAATCAGCCATGAGCTGCGTACGCCGCTTAACGGTATCGTCGGGCTGAGCCGCATTCTTCTCGATACCGAACTCGACAAAGAACAGCACAGCTATCTGAAAACGATTCACGTCAGCGCGATCACGCTCGGGAATATCTTCAACGACATTATTGAAATGGACAAAATCGAGCGCCGTAAAGTGCAGCTCGACAACCAGCCGGTAGATTTCACCGAATTTCTCTCCGATCTCGAAAATCTTTCCGGCCTTCTGGTACAGCCGAAGGGCCTGAAATTCATTATGGAACCGGATTTGCCGTTGCCGCGCAGTATCACGACGGACGGCACGCGCTTACGCCAGATCCTCTGGAACCTGATCGGCAATGCCGTCAAATTCACCCGCGAAGGTGAAATTGTGCTGAGCGTTCATTACGAAGCGAATGACATGCTGCGTTTTGTCGTCCGCGATTCCGGCATGGGTATTCCGCAGGATGAGCAGGACAAGATCTTCGCCATGTATTATCAGGTGAAAGACCAGAACGGCGGCAAACCGGCGACGGGAACCGGCATCGGGCTGGCGGTTTCAAAACGTCTGGCGCAAACCATGGGCGGCGATATCACCGTCAGCAGCGAACCGGGCAAGGGTTCCTGCTTCACGCTGACCGTCCGCGCGCCAACGCTGGATGCGCCGGTCGCCGAAGTGGATGAAGAAGAGGATATGCCGCTGCCTGCGCTGCACGTGCTGCTGGTCGAAGATATTGAGCTGAACGTGATTGTGGCGCGTTCGGTGCTGGAGAAACTCGGAAACAGCGTGGAAGTGGCGATGAACGGTCACGACGCGCTGGAGATGTTCGATCCGGACGAATTTGACCTTGTCCTGCTGGACATCCAGTTGCCGGACATGACCGGGCTGGATATCGCCCGCAAACTGCGTAATGACTACGCAGGCAAGCATCTGCCGCCGCTGATTGCGCTGACCGCCAACGTTCTGAAAGATAAAAAAGAGTATCTCGACGCCGGAATGGACGATGTGCTGAGCAAGCCGCTGTCCGTCACGGCGCTCACCGCCATGATCCAGCAGTTCTGGGATCACCAGCCTGAAATTTCCGTAACAGAAAAGGAACCTGTCGTAATGAAAAACAGTGAATCGTTGCTTGATACCGCCATGCTTGAACAGTACATCGATCTGGTCGGGCCGAAACTGATTTATCAGAGTGCTGATATGTTTGAAAAAATGATGCCGGGCTATCTCGCGGTGCTGGATTCCAACATGACCGCGCGCGATCAGAAAGGGATTGCGGAAGAAGGCCACAAAATCAAAGGCGCGGCCGGTTCAGTGGGGTTAAAACATCTGCAACAGCTGGCGCAGCAGATCCAGACACCTACGCTGCCTGCATGGTGGGATAACGTTCAGGAATGGATTGATGAGCTGAAAGCTGAATGGCGCCATGACATTCAGGTATTACGTGAATGGACAGCAAACGCTGAAAAAAAATAA
- the mtgA gene encoding monofunctional biosynthetic peptidoglycan transglycosylase: MKKFAGKGIWGKPLLWLKRAVILLFSLWVTGIVLLAFLPVPFSAVMVERQVSAWLTGDFGYVAHSDWVPMSEISAPMALAVMAAEDQKFPEHWGFDVDAIQSVLDKDGGKMRGASTLSQQTAKNLFLWDGRSWVRKGLEAGLTVGIETVWTKRRILTVYLNIVEFGDGVFGVEQASQHFFHKPASRLTASQAALLAAVLPNPHLFKVNTPSAYVLRRQQWILRQMSQLGGESFLQEHKLH; the protein is encoded by the coding sequence ATGAAGAAATTTGCTGGAAAAGGTATTTGGGGAAAACCGCTATTGTGGCTTAAACGTGCCGTAATACTGTTGTTTAGCTTATGGGTTACGGGCATCGTGCTTTTGGCTTTTTTGCCCGTTCCTTTCTCTGCCGTGATGGTCGAACGTCAGGTTTCCGCCTGGCTCACCGGTGACTTTGGGTATGTTGCGCACTCAGACTGGGTGCCTATGAGTGAAATCTCCGCGCCAATGGCACTGGCGGTGATGGCGGCAGAAGATCAGAAATTCCCAGAGCATTGGGGTTTTGACGTGGATGCTATTCAGTCGGTTCTGGATAAAGACGGCGGCAAAATGCGCGGTGCATCAACGCTTTCCCAGCAGACGGCGAAAAACCTCTTTTTGTGGGATGGCCGCAGTTGGGTGAGAAAAGGGCTTGAAGCGGGGCTGACCGTGGGGATTGAAACGGTATGGACAAAACGCCGTATCCTGACGGTTTACCTGAATATTGTTGAGTTTGGCGACGGCGTGTTTGGCGTCGAGCAAGCCTCACAGCATTTCTTCCATAAACCTGCCAGCCGCCTGACGGCTTCACAGGCCGCATTGCTGGCCGCCGTGTTACCGAATCCGCACCTGTTTAAGGTCAATACGCCATCGGCCTACGTGCTGCGTCGTCAGCAGTGGATCCTGAGGCAAATGAGTCAGCTCGGGGGGGAATCTTTCCTGCAGGAACATAAGCTGCATTAA
- the dolP gene encoding division/outer membrane stress-associated lipid-binding lipoprotein has product MKASPLFAVLLSALLLQGCVAAAVVGAAGVATKTTTDPRTVGTQVDDSTLEARVSNAINKDKQLKDEARIVATAYQGKVLLTGQAPSADMASRAKQIAMGVEGATEVYNEIRTGKPVSMGTASVDTWITTKVRSQLLTSDSVKSSNVKVTTENGEVFLLGLVTQEEGKSAAGIAAGVSGVKHVTTAFTYVK; this is encoded by the coding sequence ATGAAGGCGAGCCCTCTTTTTGCTGTATTGTTAAGCGCCCTTCTGTTGCAAGGCTGTGTTGCAGCTGCCGTTGTTGGTGCAGCCGGTGTTGCAACCAAAACCACCACTGACCCTCGCACCGTGGGCACTCAGGTTGATGACAGCACGCTGGAAGCGCGTGTTTCCAACGCGATAAACAAAGATAAACAACTGAAAGATGAAGCGCGTATTGTCGCCACCGCGTATCAGGGCAAAGTCCTGTTAACCGGTCAGGCACCGTCCGCTGATATGGCCTCCCGTGCTAAACAAATTGCGATGGGCGTCGAAGGCGCAACGGAAGTGTATAACGAGATCCGCACCGGCAAACCGGTCAGCATGGGCACCGCCTCTGTTGATACGTGGATCACAACGAAAGTTCGTTCGCAGTTGCTGACCAGTGACTCCGTTAAATCTTCTAATGTTAAAGTGACGACTGAGAACGGTGAAGTGTTCCTGCTCGGCCTGGTTACGCAGGAAGAAGGGAAATCAGCCGCGGGGATTGCAGCCGGTGTCAGTGGAGTGAAACACGTGACGACAGCGTTTACTTACGTTAAATAA
- the diaA gene encoding DnaA initiator-associating protein DiaA, producing the protein MLDRIKVCFTESIQTQIAAAEALPDAISRAAMTLVQSLLNGNKILCCGNGTSAANAQHFSASLINRFETERPSLPAISLCADNIVLTAIANDRLHDEIYAKQVRALGQAGDVLLAISTRGNSRDIVKAVEAAVTRDMTIVALTGYDGGELAGLLGPHDVEIRIPSHRSARIQEMHMLTVNCLCDLIDNTLFPHQDD; encoded by the coding sequence GTGCTGGATAGAATCAAAGTCTGCTTTACCGAAAGTATCCAAACCCAGATTGCAGCAGCTGAAGCCTTGCCTGACGCGATTTCCCGTGCCGCAATGACGCTGGTGCAATCGCTGCTCAACGGCAACAAAATCCTGTGCTGCGGTAACGGCACCTCTGCGGCAAACGCCCAGCATTTTTCCGCTAGTCTGATTAATCGTTTTGAAACTGAACGTCCGAGCCTTCCTGCAATCTCACTATGTGCAGACAATATTGTGCTGACGGCGATTGCCAATGACCGTCTGCACGATGAAATCTATGCCAAGCAGGTACGCGCTTTAGGTCAGGCCGGCGATGTTTTGCTGGCGATTTCTACCCGCGGCAACAGCCGTGATATTGTCAAAGCCGTTGAAGCAGCGGTCACCCGTGATATGACAATTGTCGCATTAACGGGTTATGACGGCGGCGAACTGGCGGGTTTACTGGGGCCTCACGATGTCGAGATCCGTATTCCCTCCCATCGCAGCGCCCGCATTCAGGAAATGCATATGCTCACAGTAAACTGCCTCTGTGACCTGATAGATAATACGCTGTTCCCACACCAGGACGATTAA
- a CDS encoding YraN family protein has protein sequence MINFFSKTRSCGAEYEAYARRYLERAGLTFVAANVACRAGEIDLIMRDQQTWVFVEVRYRRNANFGGAAASVTRQKQQRLLRAASFWLAGHNASFDTSSCRFDVIAITGSQLEWLPDAFNAE, from the coding sequence ATGATCAATTTTTTTTCGAAAACGCGGTCGTGCGGAGCCGAATACGAGGCTTACGCGCGACGCTATCTCGAAAGAGCCGGGTTAACCTTTGTGGCGGCCAACGTGGCCTGTCGTGCGGGTGAAATTGACCTGATCATGCGTGACCAGCAAACCTGGGTGTTTGTTGAGGTTCGCTACCGACGCAATGCAAATTTTGGCGGCGCGGCGGCCAGCGTCACGCGTCAAAAACAGCAGCGCTTGTTACGCGCAGCCTCTTTCTGGCTTGCAGGACACAACGCAAGCTTTGACACATCATCTTGCCGTTTTGATGTCATCGCCATCACCGGCAGCCAGTTAGAATGGCTGCCCGATGCGTTCAATGCGGAATAA
- a CDS encoding penicillin-binding protein activator, whose amino-acid sequence MPSSMTFRTRSGRLLPAIIVAMLLASCSGQAPQAPTESVQGAASGSSDYYLQQAQQSGDDNKADWQLLAVRALIREGKVPQAAEQLAKVPQNLTAAQTVEQQLTSAEVQVAQKNYPAAATSLSQIDPAKLNNDQKARYYQAQIDASQGRTSLGLIRAYIAQEPLLQGQLHQTNIDETWTALTQMSAQDVNSIVINADENTLQGWLDLLSVWQSNKQDPDLLKAGIKDWQRRYPVNPAAKTLPTQLNNVLTFQPASTGKIALFLPMSGPAQVYGNAIQQGFNAAMSGQVSQPTPQPATPADPNAQAQTTPADPNAAVSTSAQDATAQSQTTPAPAQPATVAAPVISSNAQVKVYDTNGQPLAALLTQAQQDGATLVVGPLLKDQVNELGNTQTPLNVLALNQPETEKNSANICYFALSPEDEAQDAARHMWAEQKRSPLLLVPRGAFGDRIAQAFANEWQKLGGQTVLKQGLGSAGELRSSIGSGIRLTGTPVTTSNSVAPAQGVTIGGITIPAPPTDAQITQGSTGGAVDSVYVVATQSELTLIKPMLDLAVNGRSHPSVYASSRSYQAGAGPDYRLEMEGVEFSDIPLLAGSNPALMQQAAAKFGNDYSLVRLYAMGIDAWSLANHFSQMRTLPGFQVSGSTGDLSANENCVIHRKLPWLQYRQGSLVPVSS is encoded by the coding sequence ATGCCTTCCTCAATGACTTTTCGTACCCGTTCGGGACGTTTACTCCCTGCCATCATCGTGGCTATGCTTCTCGCCAGCTGTTCCGGTCAGGCGCCGCAGGCACCGACTGAAAGTGTTCAGGGTGCAGCGTCCGGCAGCTCTGATTATTATCTGCAGCAGGCACAGCAAAGCGGTGATGATAACAAGGCTGACTGGCAATTGCTTGCAGTCCGTGCCCTGATACGTGAAGGCAAAGTGCCTCAGGCCGCCGAACAACTCGCCAAAGTGCCGCAAAATCTGACGGCGGCACAAACAGTTGAACAGCAGTTGACCAGTGCGGAAGTTCAGGTTGCCCAGAAGAATTATCCGGCAGCGGCAACCAGTCTGAGCCAGATAGATCCGGCCAAACTGAACAATGATCAGAAAGCCCGTTACTACCAGGCGCAAATCGATGCCAGCCAGGGCCGTACCAGTCTGGGGCTAATCCGTGCTTATATCGCACAGGAGCCGCTGTTACAGGGCCAGCTACACCAAACTAATATCGACGAAACCTGGACCGCACTGACGCAGATGTCCGCGCAGGATGTTAACAGCATCGTGATTAACGCGGATGAAAATACCCTGCAAGGCTGGCTGGATTTGCTGAGTGTCTGGCAGAGCAACAAGCAGGATCCTGATCTGCTGAAAGCCGGTATCAAAGACTGGCAGCGCCGCTATCCGGTCAATCCGGCGGCTAAAACCCTGCCGACACAACTTAATAACGTGCTGACTTTCCAGCCTGCGTCTACCGGTAAAATCGCGCTGTTCCTGCCAATGAGCGGGCCTGCACAGGTTTACGGCAATGCCATTCAGCAGGGTTTCAATGCGGCGATGAGCGGTCAGGTGAGCCAGCCCACGCCACAACCGGCAACGCCTGCCGACCCTAACGCACAAGCGCAAACAACGCCGGCAGATCCAAATGCCGCCGTCAGCACTTCCGCACAGGATGCCACCGCGCAATCGCAAACCACGCCAGCACCCGCACAGCCCGCGACCGTTGCCGCTCCTGTTATCAGCAGCAATGCGCAGGTGAAAGTGTACGACACCAACGGGCAGCCTCTGGCGGCGTTGCTGACGCAGGCACAGCAGGATGGCGCTACGCTGGTCGTCGGGCCGCTGCTGAAAGATCAGGTGAATGAGCTGGGCAACACCCAGACGCCGCTGAATGTTTTAGCGCTCAATCAGCCAGAAACTGAGAAAAACAGTGCGAATATCTGTTACTTTGCGCTCTCGCCGGAAGACGAAGCGCAGGACGCCGCCCGTCATATGTGGGCAGAACAGAAACGTTCACCACTGTTGCTGGTGCCACGCGGTGCCTTCGGTGACCGCATTGCACAGGCTTTTGCCAATGAATGGCAGAAACTGGGCGGCCAGACCGTCCTGAAACAAGGGCTGGGTTCTGCGGGTGAATTACGTTCATCGATCGGCAGCGGTATTCGCCTGACCGGCACTCCGGTCACCACAAGTAACAGCGTGGCTCCGGCGCAGGGCGTGACCATTGGCGGCATCACCATTCCGGCACCGCCGACCGATGCGCAGATTACGCAAGGCAGCACAGGTGGCGCAGTGGATTCCGTTTACGTCGTGGCAACGCAAAGCGAACTGACACTGATTAAACCGATGCTGGATCTGGCGGTTAATGGCCGTTCTCATCCGTCCGTCTACGCAAGTTCACGCAGCTATCAGGCGGGAGCGGGTCCGGATTATCGTCTGGAAATGGAAGGCGTGGAATTTAGCGACATTCCTTTACTCGCGGGTTCCAACCCGGCGCTGATGCAGCAGGCCGCAGCGAAATTCGGCAACGATTACTCGCTGGTTCGACTTTATGCGATGGGGATTGATGCCTGGAGTCTCGCAAATCACTTCTCACAAATGCGGACGTTGCCTGGCTTCCAGGTCTCCGGCAGCACCGGCGATCTGAGCGCCAATGAAAACTGCGTGATCCATCGCAAACTGCCGTGGCTGCAATACCGTCAGGGCTCGCTGGTTCCGGTTTCTTCGTAA
- the rsmI gene encoding 16S rRNA (cytidine(1402)-2'-O)-methyltransferase: MNQDDQADISASTLYIVPTPIGNLGDITQRALAVLNSVDLIAAEDTRHTGLLLQHFAISAKMYPLHDHNEQQKAEHLLAKLQEGQTIALVSDAGTPLINDPGYHLVRRCREAGIRVVPLPGACAAITALCAAGLPSDRFCYEGFLPAKTKARKDTLLALIEEPRTLIFYESTHRLIDSLQDMVEVWGPQRYVVLARELTKTWENIHGAPVGELLAWVQEVETRRRGEMVLIVEGHKVDVEALPAEALRTLALLQKELPLKKAAALAAEIHGVKKNALYKYALDEQEGDK; the protein is encoded by the coding sequence ATGAATCAAGACGATCAAGCAGATATTTCTGCCTCAACGCTGTATATCGTACCGACGCCAATTGGCAATTTAGGGGATATTACCCAACGCGCGCTGGCCGTTCTCAACAGTGTAGATTTGATTGCCGCAGAAGACACCCGCCATACCGGATTGCTGCTGCAACACTTCGCGATCAGCGCCAAAATGTATCCGCTGCATGACCACAACGAACAGCAGAAAGCCGAGCATTTACTGGCGAAATTGCAGGAAGGCCAGACCATCGCGCTGGTTTCCGATGCCGGTACGCCGCTCATTAATGATCCGGGTTATCACCTCGTACGCCGCTGTCGTGAAGCGGGTATTCGTGTCGTGCCTCTGCCGGGTGCATGTGCTGCCATTACCGCGCTGTGCGCCGCCGGATTGCCCTCCGATCGTTTCTGTTACGAAGGGTTTCTGCCTGCCAAAACGAAAGCGCGCAAAGACACCTTGCTGGCGTTAATCGAAGAACCGCGCACACTGATTTTCTATGAATCCACACATCGTCTGATCGACAGTTTGCAGGATATGGTCGAAGTCTGGGGGCCGCAGCGTTATGTGGTGCTGGCGCGCGAACTGACCAAAACCTGGGAAAACATTCACGGCGCGCCGGTCGGCGAACTGCTGGCCTGGGTGCAGGAAGTGGAAACCCGCCGTCGCGGCGAAATGGTGTTGATTGTAGAAGGCCATAAAGTGGATGTGGAAGCGTTACCGGCTGAAGCCCTGCGTACACTGGCGCTGCTGCAAAAAGAGTTACCGTTGAAAAAGGCCGCCGCGCTGGCCGCAGAAATTCACGGCGTGAAGAAGAACGCGTTGTATAAATACGCGCTTGATGAGCAAGAGGGTGACAAATAG
- a CDS encoding pirin family protein, producing MITSRTAKECGTADFGWLQARYTFSFGHYFDPKLMGYASLRVLNQEVLAPGASFQPRTYPRVDVLNLVLQGSAEYRDSEGNCVRVEAGEAALLSTQANVSYSELNTRANQPLTRMQLWLDACPEHENPLTQKMTLPDAKHFLLASPDGENGSLQLRQNVWIHHLDLKPGEQISLPIRGPRAYLQSIHGQVDALGAVSHESQKLACGDGAFIHQENNLTVSASTPLRALLIDMPV from the coding sequence ATGATCACCAGCAGAACGGCAAAAGAGTGCGGCACCGCTGACTTTGGTTGGCTGCAGGCACGTTACACTTTCTCGTTTGGACATTACTTTGATCCGAAGCTGATGGGCTATGCGTCGCTGCGCGTCCTGAATCAGGAAGTGCTCGCGCCGGGTGCCAGTTTCCAGCCACGCACTTATCCGCGCGTTGATGTTCTGAATCTGGTTTTGCAGGGCTCGGCGGAATACCGCGACAGCGAAGGTAACTGCGTGCGGGTTGAAGCCGGTGAAGCGGCGCTGCTTTCCACGCAGGCGAACGTCAGTTACAGCGAGCTTAACACCCGCGCGAACCAGCCGCTGACGCGCATGCAGTTATGGCTGGATGCCTGCCCGGAACATGAAAATCCGCTAACCCAGAAAATGACGCTGCCGGATGCGAAACATTTTCTGCTGGCTTCGCCGGATGGCGAAAATGGCAGCCTGCAACTGCGGCAAAATGTCTGGATACATCATCTGGATTTAAAACCGGGTGAACAGATTTCCCTGCCGATCCGCGGCCCGCGGGCGTATCTGCAATCGATTCACGGACAAGTTGATGCGCTGGGCGCGGTCAGCCACGAATCGCAAAAACTGGCCTGCGGCGACGGGGCATTTATCCATCAGGAAAATAACCTGACCGTTTCCGCCAGCACGCCGTTACGCGCATTGCTGATCGACATGCCGGTTTAA
- a CDS encoding LysR family transcriptional regulator — protein MAKDRALTLEALRVMDAIDRRGSFAAAADELGRVPSALSYTMQKLEEELDVVLFDRSGHRTKFTNVGRMLLERGRVLLEAADKLTVDAEALARGWETHITIVCEALSPAAQLFPLIEKLALKANTQVSLITEVLAGAWERLEQGRADIVIAPDMHFRSSTEINSRKLYKLVSVYVAAPDHPIHLEAEPLSEVSRVKYRGIAVADTARERPVLTVQLLDKQQRLTVSTLEEKRKALLAGLGVATMPYPMVEQDIAEGRLRVVSAEYKREIDIIMAWRRDSMGEAKAWFLREIPRLLATREAK, from the coding sequence ATGGCTAAGGATCGCGCACTCACACTGGAAGCCCTACGGGTCATGGATGCGATTGACCGCAGAGGAAGTTTTGCCGCCGCCGCTGATGAGCTGGGCCGCGTCCCGTCTGCGTTGAGCTACACCATGCAAAAGCTGGAAGAAGAGCTGGACGTGGTGTTATTTGACCGTTCAGGTCATCGGACAAAATTCACCAATGTGGGCCGGATGCTGCTTGAGCGTGGCCGTGTGCTGCTCGAAGCCGCCGACAAACTGACTGTTGACGCCGAAGCGCTGGCGCGTGGCTGGGAAACGCACATCACGATCGTCTGCGAAGCCTTATCTCCGGCGGCGCAATTATTTCCGCTGATTGAAAAGCTGGCGCTGAAAGCCAACACGCAGGTTTCGCTGATTACCGAAGTGCTGGCGGGGGCGTGGGAACGTCTTGAGCAAGGGCGCGCGGATATTGTTATCGCGCCCGATATGCATTTCCGTTCCTCGACAGAAATTAACAGCCGCAAACTGTACAAGCTGGTCAGCGTTTACGTGGCTGCGCCGGACCATCCGATTCATCTGGAAGCCGAACCGCTCTCAGAAGTCAGCCGTGTGAAATACCGCGGGATTGCGGTGGCGGATACGGCGCGCGAACGTCCGGTGCTTACCGTGCAGTTGCTCGATAAGCAACAACGTCTGACGGTCAGTACCCTCGAAGAAAAACGCAAAGCGCTGCTGGCCGGATTGGGCGTCGCAACGATGCCTTATCCGATGGTCGAGCAGGATATTGCCGAAGGGCGTTTGCGGGTGGTCAGTGCGGAATATAAACGTGAAATCGACATCATTATGGCGTGGCGTCGCGACAGCATGGGCGAGGCCAAAGCCTGGTTCCTGCGTGAAATTCCACGACTGCTGGCAACGCGCGAAGCGAAGTGA
- a CDS encoding glutathione S-transferase family protein — MGQLVEGKWQDTWYDTKSTGGHFKRSAAQFRNWITPDGAPGEHGVGGFTAERDRYHLYVSLACPWAHRTLLMRALKGLEDIIPVSVVHPLMLENGWTFGTDFPAATGDDLYHLNYAYEIYLRAQNEYTGRVTVPILWDKKQQTIVSNESADIIRMFNSAFDATGAKAGDYYPQNLRTEIDAINEWVYPQINNGVYKAGFATSQDAYDEAVNGVFDALERAEELLGKHRYLTGNQLTEADLRLWTTLVRFDPVYVTHFKCDRHRISDYPNLYGFLRDIYQMPGIRETVDFAHIRNHYYRSHATINPYGIISTGPAQDLDSPHGRDTRFS; from the coding sequence ATGGGACAACTGGTCGAAGGCAAATGGCAGGACACCTGGTATGACACCAAATCTACCGGTGGTCATTTCAAGCGTTCTGCGGCGCAGTTTCGCAACTGGATCACACCCGATGGCGCACCGGGCGAGCACGGTGTTGGCGGTTTTACCGCTGAGCGCGACCGCTACCATCTCTATGTTTCACTGGCCTGTCCGTGGGCACACCGGACACTACTGATGCGCGCCCTGAAAGGGCTGGAAGACATCATCCCCGTCTCCGTCGTCCATCCGCTGATGCTGGAGAACGGCTGGACATTCGGCACTGACTTCCCTGCCGCTACCGGCGATGATTTGTATCATCTGAATTATGCCTATGAAATCTATCTGCGTGCGCAGAATGAATACACCGGCCGCGTGACCGTGCCGATCCTGTGGGACAAAAAGCAGCAGACAATTGTCAGCAACGAATCTGCCGACATCATCCGTATGTTCAACAGTGCTTTTGATGCCACCGGCGCGAAAGCGGGCGATTATTACCCGCAAAACCTGCGCACTGAGATCGACGCGATTAATGAGTGGGTCTATCCGCAGATTAACAACGGTGTGTATAAAGCCGGTTTTGCGACCTCTCAGGACGCATACGACGAAGCGGTGAACGGCGTGTTTGATGCGCTGGAACGCGCTGAAGAATTACTGGGTAAACACCGTTATCTGACCGGCAATCAGCTCACGGAAGCCGATCTCCGCCTTTGGACTACACTGGTTCGCTTTGATCCGGTCTACGTCACGCATTTCAAATGTGACCGTCACCGCATCAGCGATTACCCGAATCTGTACGGTTTCCTGCGCGATATCTACCAGATGCCGGGCATTCGTGAAACCGTGGATTTTGCGCATATCCGCAATCACTATTACCGCAGCCACGCCACGATTAACCCTTATGGGATTATCTCTACCGGACCGGCGCAGGATTTAGATTCACCGCACGGCCGCGACACTCGCTTCAGCTGA
- a CDS encoding DoxX family protein: MTKLQDTALLVARILMPILFIVAGWGKINGYTATAGYMTSMGVPSFFLPLTILLEFGGGLAILFGFFTRTTALITAIFTILTALIFHTDFAQGVNQMMFMKNLSIAGGFFVLFASGPGAFSIDRLIKKNW; encoded by the coding sequence ATGACTAAGTTACAAGACACCGCTTTACTGGTAGCCCGTATCCTGATGCCCATTCTGTTCATCGTTGCCGGTTGGGGAAAAATTAACGGTTACACCGCTACCGCGGGTTACATGACATCTATGGGTGTTCCAAGCTTCTTCCTGCCACTGACTATTTTGTTGGAATTTGGCGGCGGTCTGGCAATCCTGTTCGGCTTCTTCACCCGTACTACTGCGCTGATCACAGCCATCTTCACCATCCTGACGGCGCTGATCTTCCACACTGATTTTGCACAGGGCGTGAACCAGATGATGTTCATGAAAAACCTGTCCATCGCGGGCGGTTTCTTCGTCCTGTTCGCTTCTGGTCCGGGCGCATTCAGCATCGACCGTCTGATCAAGAAAAACTGGTAA